A window of Chloroflexota bacterium genomic DNA:
CTCGACGTCGGCGTGGCCCGCGGTGCGGTGACGGCCGGCGACGCGGTCGAACGGCTCGCGGTGCGGCCGGGTCATCCGTACGGCTCGCTCGCCTCGGGCCTCGCCGAGAGCCTCAGCGAGGTACGTTGCATCCTCGCCGCCGAGGGTCTCGACATCGCCGGCGAGCTGACGGATCCGCTCCGCCCGATGCCGACCTCGATCGGCGCCACCCGCCTCGCGGCGATCGTGCCGGACGGGATGTCCGGGGCGCTCGCGCCCTGGGGGCCGGACGAGACGCTCGTCGTGTGCAGCCCGGCCGGATTCCGCGATCTCTGGGCGGAGGCGGTCGCGGCGAGCCTCCGTCGCTCGTCGTCGTGGCGCGGCTATCCCGGCCCGGCCAGGGTCGAGGCGCTCACCATCGAGCTGCCGGGCATGGCCGGCCGGCGGAACGTGAACGGTCTCGAGCTCGCGACGGCGTTCGACGACCCAGCGTGGCGAGACCAGGCGCTCGATGCGATCGCGCGGGCGCTCGACGCGCGGGTCCGTGGTCCGGGCCGGGTCGCCCTTCCCGCGATCCTCGGCCTCCAGGACCACCCCGCTGTCCTCGCCGCCGCGCGGGCCCGATTGCCGCTCGTCCCGTTCGAGGTTCCGCTCGTCCCACCGAGTGTGCCCGGGATGCGGATGTATCGCGCCCTGCGCGAGGCGCTCCGGCGCCGCGGCGGTCGGATCCAGGTCGGGGAGGCGGTCCGCGGGTCGATCGGGCCGGACCGGCGCGTCGACGAGCTCGTCGCCCCCGCCGCCGCGCGCGCGTTCGTCCTGTCCGTGGGAGCCGTCGTGCTCGCGACCGGTGGCATCGTCGGCGGCGGGATCGTCGCCGAAGCCGACGGGACCCTCGTCGAGACCGTCCTCGGCCTCCCGGTGGAGGGGCCGCCGATCGATGCGGCGCTGCTCGGCGATCCGTTCGAGCCGAGTGGGCATCCGCTCGAGGTGGCCGGCGTCCGGACGGACGCCGAGCTCCGACCCATCGCGCCCGGTCGCCCGGACCCGATCGCGGACAACGTCCGGATCGCCGGGAGCCTCCTCGCCGGCCAGCGCTACCTCCGGGAGCACTGCGGCGACGGCATCGCGATCGCCAGCGGCCGATCCGTCGCCCGCTCCCTCGCTGGATCGCGCGCGCCGGTCGCGACCACGACGGACGCGGCGGCGGGCACGGTCCGATGATCGCCGCTCCCCGAGGATCCGTGCCGATCGGCCTGAGCGCCGACGAATGCCTCAAGTGCAACGTCTGCACGACCGTCTGTCCAGTCGCCCGGGTGACGGACCTCTTCCCGGGGCCCAAGTACGCAGGCCCGCAGGCACAGCGGTTCCGGCTCGGCACGACGCTCGCTCCAGGGTCGCCGGGCTCAGCCGCCCTGCCTTCTCCGGACCACACGGTGGACTACTGCTCCGGCTGCGGTTTCTGTTCCACTGCCTGCCCGGCGGACGTGAAGATCGCCGAGATGAACAATCGCGCCCGGGCCGCCCTCCGCGCAGGACATCGGCCGCGGCTGCGCGACTGGCTCCTCGGCCAGACGGACCTCAGCGGTCGGCTCGGCACGCTCAGCGCCCCGCTGGCGAACTGGTCATTGCGGAACGGGCTCTTCCGTTGGCTCATCGATCGGGTCGTGGGGATCCACCGGCACGCACCGCTACCGCGGTTTGCGGGGCGTCCGTTCCGCGCCCGGCTCGGCGACCGGCATCGGTCGGCGGACCCGGCTGGCGCGCCGCCGCCGGACCGCGCCGTCGTGTACTTCCATGGCTGCGCTGCGAACTATTACGAGCCGCACGTCGCGAAGGCGGCGCTCGACGTTCTCGAGCGGAACGGCTTCGCGGTGATCGTCCCGCCGCAGGTGTGTTGCGGCCTGCCGCTCATCAGCAACGGGCTGTATGGCTCGGCGCGCGGCCGGGCCCGGCGGAACCTCGGCGTCCTCGCCGCCTATGCGCGGGCCGGATACCGGATCGTCGGCACGTCGACCTCGTGTACCCACACCCTGAAGTCGGAGTATCGCGAGATGCTCGACCTGGAGGACGACGACGCGCGGGTCGTCGGCGAGGCCACGTGGGACATTTGCGAGTTCCTCCTCGACCTGCACGATCGGGGCCGGCTCGACACCTCCTTCGGCATGATCGAGCGCGCCCTGCCGTACCACGCGCCGTGCCAGCTGCGGAGTCACGGGATCGGCCTGCCGGCGCTCGACCTGTTCGCGCTCGTTCCCGGGCTCGACGCGACGGACATGGATCACGACTGCTGCGGCATCGCCGGGACGTACGGCCTCAAGAGCGAGAAGTACGACATCGCGATGGCCGTCGGCGAGCCGCTGTTCCGGAAGATCCGGGCGATGGGCGCGACCGAGGCCGCCTGCGACTCCGAGACGTGTCGCTGGCAGATCGAGGCGGCGACCGGGGCACGCCTGGTCCACCCGGTCGAGATCCTCGCCGAGGCCTACGCGGCGTGGTCGGGCGGAGTGGCAGCCGGGTGATCCTCGTCGTGGGCGCGGGAGCGGTCGGGAGCTTCCTCGGCTCGATCCTCGCCGCCGGAGGAGCGGACGTCGTGCTCCTCGGCCGCCCGAGCCCGGAACCCGTGGGGCCGGCATCGCTGACCCTCGTCGAGCCGGACGGATCGAAGCGCACGCTCGCCGTGGCCCGCGGCGGCGCGGCGGACAGCGTCACGGTCGAGCCCGACCTCACGATCCTCGCCGTGAAGATGGCCGACCTCGAGGCCGCGATCGACGTCGTTGCCCGCTGGCCGTCGACGACGATCGTCGCGGTCGAGAATGGGATCGGCGCCGACGCGCTGCTCCGCGAGCGCCGACCGACCGGCGGTCTCGTCGCTGGATCGCTGACGACATCGGTGGAGCGCGACGGCGCTACCGTCCGCCGCTTGTCGCAGGGAGGCATCGGCCTCGCCCCGGTCAGGGGAGCCGTGGGGCCGCGGATCGCCGCCCTCGCCGCGCGGCTCGAGTCGGGCGGTCTGCGTGTCGTCGAGACGGCGGACGCCGCCGCGATGCGCTGGTCGAAGCTCCTCGTCAACCTCGTTGGCAACGCGACGAGTGCGATCCTCGATGTCGATCCGGGCGACGTGTACCGCGATCGAGCGCTCTTCGCCATCGAACGCGGCCAGCTGCGAGAGGCGCTCGAGGTCATGCGCCGGCTCGGGATCCAGCCGATCCGGTTGCCCGGAGCGGACGCCCGGCTTCTTGTGGCATCGACTCGCCTCCCGGATGCCCTGGTGCGGCCCGTGCTCGGCCGGATCGTCGCCGGCGGCAGGGGAGGAAAGGACCCGTCATTGCGGCGGCACGTGCGCAGCGGCCGCCCGCCGACCGAGGCCGCCTGGCTCAATGGATCGGTCGATCGTGCGGCACGGACGATCGGATTCCGGGCACCCCTGAACGCGCGCCTCGCCGACCTCGTGGGCGAGGTCGCGGCCGACCCCGATCGCCGCGCCTGGTTCCGCGCCCGCCCCGACCGGCTCCTCGCGGAACTCCCCCGGTAGCTCGATGCAACGCGACCCCGGCAGCCCGCCGAGGCGCCCCGGACGCTCGATATACTGGCCAGATATGGACACGACGACGCTCGGCCTGGCGCTCGTCTCGGTCGTGGGCGCCTATCTAATCGGCGCGATACCGTTCGGCGTCGTCGTCGCCAAGGTGTCGGGTGGGCCGGATCCGCGGACCCTCGGCAGCGGTCGGACCGGCGGGGCGAATGTCCTGCGGGCGCTCGGGCCGCGGGCGGCCGCCGCCGCCGGGCTGCTCGACCTGCTCAAGGGCAGCGTGGCCGTGGCGATCCCGATCGCCCTCGGCGCGGGGATCGTCGTCGAAGGCCTCGCCGTCCTCGCCGCGATCGTCGGCCACAGCCGCTCGATCTACATCGGCTTCCACGGTGGCCGGGGCGTGTCCCCGGCGTTCGGCTCGCTCCTCGTCCTCGCCCCACTCGTCGCGCTCGTGATCGTGCCGGTCTTCGCCGCGATCATCGCCCTGACGCGCTACTCGTCGCTCGGATCGCTCGCCGCGTCGGCCCTCGCCGGGATCCTCCTCGTGATCCTCGTCGTCGTCGGCGGCCTGCCACCGTCTCACCTCATCTACGCCATCGGCGGACCGGCCCTCATCTGGCTGTTCCACGCCGACAACATCGGCCGGCTGCTCGCCGGGAAGGAACGGACGATCGACCAGCGCTCCTGATCGGCATGCGATGGAGCGGACTGGTACTGCCGACGGGCGCCACTCCCTGACCGAAGTACGGCTTGTCGCCTCCTGGTCCGCACCGCCACACTCCCCTCACCAGCGGGCCGGACTGCACCCGTGTGTACCCCACGGGATCGCTCCGGCTCCGCACCGTACGAGGCGACGAATGGCATCGATGGCCGTCAGCGAACTTGGACCCATGCTCACCGCGACCGAGGTGGCGCAGATGCTCCACCTCCACGTCAACACGGTGAAGCGGCTCGGCGATCGTGGCGAGCTGCCCTTCTACCGCGTCTGCAAGCGGGGCGATCGGCGGTTCCGGCTCGACGACATCATGGCCTTCCTCGCCCGCAACCGCTGACCGTCAGGACCCGACGCCCTCCAGGCGCGGGATCCGGCTCAGGGCATCGCCGAAGATCTCGAGCGCCTCGAGGATCTCCGCGCTCGTCACGTCGATCGGCGGGATCCAGCGGACCACCTGGTGGGCGACGCCGCAGCTGAGGACGAGGAGGCCGTCGTCCGCGCAGCGGGCGACGAGCGCATCGCAGGTCTGCCCGTCAGGAGCCTTCGTCGCCCGATCAGCGACGAACTCCACCCCGACCATGAGACCCGGCCCCCGGACGTCGCCGATCCGGTCGTCCTCGGCCATGAGCCGGCGGAGCCCCGCCGTGAGCTCGGCACCACGCGCGGCCGCGTTCTCGACGAGCCCCTGCTCGCGGATCGTGCGGACCACCGCGAGACCCGCCGCGCAAGCCACCGGGTTGCCGCCGTACGTCGACCCGTGGGCGCCCCGCCCCCAGCGCTCCTGGAGTGGGCGGGCGCTGACGATCGCCGAGAGTGGAAGGCCGTTCGCGATCGCCTTGGCGAGGCAGACGACATCGGGGACGATGGCGGCGTGCTCGAAGGCCCACATCCGCCCGGTCCGGCCGAAGCCCGTCTGCACCTCGTCCGCAATGAGGAGGATGCCGTGCTCGTCGCAGAACGCCCGCAGGCCGTGCAGGAAGGCCGCCGGCGCCGGGCGGTAGCCGCCCTCGCCCTGGACGGGCTCGATGAGGATTCCGGCGATCGATTCGGCCGGGACCGTGCTCGCAGTCAGGGCCCGCAGCTCGTCGAGGCAGACGCGTGTCGCCAGCTCCTCGTCGCCACCGAAGTCGCCATAGACGGCGGGGAATGGGATGAGGTGGACCTCCGGCAGGAGCGGTTCATATCCCCGCCGGTAGTTGAGATTGGAGCTCGTGACGGACGTCGCCCCGAGAGTCCGACCATGGAACGCACCGCGGAACGCGACGATCGCCGGACGGCCGGTGACCCGCCGGGCGAGCTTGAGCGCGCCTTCGATCGCCTCCGACCCCGAGTTGAGGAAGAACACCGTGTCGAGCGGCTCCGGGAACGTCGCTGCGAGCTCGGTCGCGAGCCGTGCGACCGGTTCCGCATAGCCGATCGCGCCGGTCGGGACGATGAGTCGGTCCACCTGTTCGTGGATCGCCTTCGTGACCGCCGGATGATGGTGGCCGAGTGCCGAGACGGCGATGCCGTTCGCGAAGTCGAGGTACGCCCGGCCGTCCGTGTCGTAGAGGCGGTGGCCCTCGCCGTGACTCCAGCTCCGCTCGAAGTAGCGACCAAGGACGGGGGTGAGGTGCGGACGCGAGAGGGCGGCGAAGTCGAGGCGGTCGTCGGTCGGCGTCGTCATGAGGCGTCCTTGTGATCGTGCGGAGGAGGGGAGGGGATCGGCCGAGTATACGGGCGCGTCCGGCACGAGCCGGGCCTCCACCCGCCAGGTTGCCCCCGGCGCCCGGTTCGGCCGGCCCGCCGCCCATACAATCGGCCGGTGACGCCGCCTCCGCCGCCGGATCCGTCGCGCCCTGTCTCATGGTCCGGGATGGAGCTCGCGATCCTCGCCGCGATCGCGGACACGTTCGCCATCGCCACGGCGCCCGGCGACGCCGAGCGCCGGGCCGAACTCGCCACCGCCGCGATCGACCGGCTCGACCCGGGGCAGGCGAACCAGCTCCGGCTCGTCCTCCGGCTCATGCGGTCCTCGGCCGTGAGCCTGGCCGTGGTGGGCCGGCCGACGCCGTTCGACCGCCTCGATCGACGCGGGCGAGAGCGATACCTTTTGCGCTGGGCGACGTCCCCGGTCCCGCTCCAGCGAGCCGCGTTTCAGGCCCTCAAGAAGCTGTCGTGTTTCCTCGCCTACGCGGATCCGGGGATCGGAGCGCCGAATCCCCGGTGGGCGGAGGTCGGTTATCGGCCGCCGCTCGAGCCGGTCACGCCTGATCCGACGCCGATCGTCCCGCTCGACACCTCCGCGGTCGATTTCCTCGATGCGGATGTCGTCATCGTCGGGTCCGGAGCGGGCGGCGGGGTCGCCGCGGCCGAGCTCGCCCGGGCCGGCCGTTCTGTCGTCGTCCTCGAGGCGGGCCAGTTCGTGCCAGAGCCGGAGATGCCGACTGATGAGCTCGCCGCGTACGACCGACTGTACCTCGATCACGGCCTGACGGCGACGGCAGACGGCGCGGTGTCGGTCCTCGCCGGTTCCGGCGTCGGTGGCGGCACGACGATCAACTGGATGACCTCCATCCCCCTCCAGCCCGCGGTCCGCACCGAGTGGGTCCGCGACCACGGGCTCGATGGGCTCGACGGGGCTGAGTTCGGGGCCGACCTTGCGGCCCTCGAGGCGGAGCTCCGGCTGCAGGGACCGCCGAACGTCCCGCCGAAGGACGCGGCGATCCTCCGGGGAGCGGCCGCGCTCGGCTGGGAGGCGGCGGAAACCCGCCGCAACGGCAGCGGCTGCGGCGACTGTGGGTCATGCCCGTTCGGCTGCCGGCGCGGCGCGAAGCAGAGCGGCCTTCGTGTCCACCTCGCGGCGGCATGGCGGGCCGGGGCGAGGATCGTCGCCGATGCGACGGTGGGGCGAGTCCTCATCTCCGGCGGCCGCGTCACGGGCGTCGAGGGGACGCTCGTCGGCGGACGTCGGCTCGCCGTCCACGCCCGCCAGGTGGTCGTTGCCGCGGGAGCGCTCCGGACGCCCGCGGTCCTCGCCCGGAGCGGGGTCGGCCATCCCGCCGTCGGGCGGTTCCTCCGGCTCCATCCGGTCGCCGTCGTCGGCGCCTTCTTCGACGCGCCGGTCGAGATGTGGTCCGGAACCATGCAGGCGGCACGCTCGCTCGAGTTTCTCGAGTCGCGTTCGACGGATGGATCGGGATTCGTGATCGAGTCGGCGCCCGGGCATCCCGGGCTCATCGCGCTCGCGTTCCCCTGGGAGTCGGGGCAGGCGTTCGGCCGGCTCATGGGACGGGTTCGGAACGTCGCACCGCTCATCGCCATCTGCCGCGACCTCGGTTCGGGGCAGGTGGGACTGACCGCGAGCGGTCAGGTGCGAATCGACTATCGCGTCGGCCCGACGGAGATCGACACGCTCCGGCGGGGCCTCGTCGCCCTCGCCCGGCTCGGCCGGGCAGCCGGGGCCCGCGAGCTCGTCGCACTCGGCACGCCGGCGGCTTGGTCCCGGGACACCGAGGACCGGGTATTCGCGGCGTACCTCGATCGGCTCGCCCGATTCGACTTCGGACCGAACCGCGGCCTCGTCTTCTCGGCCCATCAGATGGGCACGGCCCGGATGGGAACGTCGCGGCGGGACCACGTCTGCGATGAGCGAGGCCGGGTCCGCGCCGACGCGCGCGGCCGTCTCGTGGATGGACTCTACGTCGCAGACACGTCGCTCTTCCCGACCGCCATCGGCGTCAATCCGATGCTGACGGCGATGCTTCTCGCCCGCCGGGTGTCGCGGACGGTCGTCGCCGAGGCGTGATCAGACGACCTCGCCGGCCTCGTCGACGACGGCGGGCGTCGCGGGTCGGGCAACGCGGGCTGGCGGGGCGGTCCGGCTTCGGGCCGTGACGATGAGGGCGACCGCACCGACGATGACCACCGCCGCGACCACCGTCCGCCCGGACAGCGCCTCACCGAGGAAGATCGCACTGAGGACGAAGGCGACGATCGGGTTGACGTAGGCGTACGTCGCGACCTTGGGGAGCGGTGCCACCCGGAGGAGCCAGACGTACGTCGTGTAGCCGATGCCGCTGCCGATCGTCACGAGATAGGCGAGCGCAGCCCACGAAGCCGGCGTGACCGCGGCGAGCGAGAAGCCACGAGCCTCGTCGGTGATGAGCGCCATGACCGCGAGGACCACACCGCCGCACAGCATCTGGATCGCCGTCGCGACGAGCGGCAGGCGCGGCAGCCGCGCTCGATGCGACGAGTAGAGCGAGCCCGATGCCCAGCAGATCGGCGAGATGAGGACCGCGAGGAGTCCGCCGGGGTCGAGGGCAAGGGTTCCGCCTGCCGGGGCGACGAGGATCGCCACGCCGACCACGCCGAGGGCGATCCCGACGACCACAATCCGCGGCAGGCGTTCGCCGAACACGATCCGGCCGAGGACCGCGACCCAGACCGGCATGAGCGCGATGAGCAGGGCGGTGATCCCCGACGGCACCGTCCGCTCGCCGAGGGCGACCATGCCCATGCCGCCCCCGAGGAGGAGGGCGCCCACGATGAACGAATCGCGGACCTCTCGCCGCGTGACCGCGAGGGCCGGGCGTCCTTCGCGGATGACGGAATAGCCGAGCAGGAGGAGTCCGGCGAGGAAGAAGCGCCCCGACGCCATGAGGAACGGCGGCATCGTCTCGACGGCGATCTTGATCCCGATGTACGTCGAGCCCCAGACGACATACAGCGTCGCGAGACCGGCCCACAGGGCGAGTGGTGTCGCCGACATCGCGGGCGCGATGGCTCCGGGACCCGCGGGCGTGGCTTCGGGTGCCGCGGTGCCAGGCGTCGTCGCAACGCCGCTTGTCATAGTCGACTGGTCCAAGATGGGCGTACTGTAGCGGCTCTGACCCGCCTGCGCTCGTCGCTCGCTCCGCGAGGCTCCGTTCGACGGGCGGGAAGGGTCGCCACCCGCCGACTGACCGTCTGCCCTCATGCCCCGAACTGAGGTCAGGCCGCCATGCGGACCGGTCGGCACGATCGGCAGGGGCGATAGCCGCGTGCCTCGGCGTCACCGAGCGACCGGAACGGAACGCGGTGCGCGTCCACGATCCGCCGCGCGTGGCGGCACGTCGGGTGGCAGACGACCCGGGTCGTGTTGGACCCGACGAAGCGGATGCCGCTGACCGCGAGCGCCTCGAGGCGGTCCGGATCGGCACCCTCCCAGGTGAGGAGCGAGTGCTTGTTCTCGGGCCCGCCGAGCGAATACCGGCCGATGTGTCCGTCCGTCCGGACCACCCGGTGGCACGGGATGACGAGCGGGATCGGATTCTTCGCCAGCGCCGTTCCCACCGCCCGGACCGCCGCCGGATGGCCGATCTCCGCGGCGATCCAGCCGTACGGCCGGACCTCACCGCGGGGGATCTCGGAGGTCTTGTCGAGGACGGCCCGCTCGAAGGCCGTCCGCCCGCGGAGATCGACCGGCACGTGAGCCCGGCGATCACCGGCGAGGCGCCGCTCGATCACGCGGGCGAGCCGGGTGGGGAGCGTCGCGACCCGGCGGATCGGCCGATGGAGTGCCGCCCGGAACTCGGCCTCGAAGGCGGACGCCTCGCCGGTGCCGGAGATCGTCGAGACGCCACGGCCATTCCAGGCGACCCACATCGGCCCGATCGCGGTCTCGATCGGCGCGTAGTCGTCGGCGAGGCCGAGGATGACGAGGGTGTCGCCGACGAGCGTCGGCGGTGCCGCGACTGCGAGGCCGCGCAGGGCCTCCTCGATCGAAGCCGTCGAGCGGTCGCCCGTGGTCGAAGTCATGCGATCGACTCCTCTCGTTCGGCCGCCTCGAAGGCGGCGCGGAGCAAGGCGAGGCCCCGGTGGACCTGGGCGCGGATCGTGCCCTCCGGCCGGCCGAGGACCTCGCTCATCTCCTCGTAGGACAGGCCGTCGACGTGCCGGAGCACGACTGCCGCCCGATAGCGGGCGGGCAGACCGGCGACGAGGGCGGCCCAGTGCGCGGCCGACTCGCGCCGGGCGAGCCGCTCGTGCGGTGTGTCGGACGGCCCGGCGGCAGCGGTGAGGTGCGGTGCATCGGTGAGCACCGTCGTCGGGAGCCGGTGGCGCGCGACCCGGCTCCGACAGAGGTTGATGACGATCGTCGCGAGCCAGGCCCGAAGCCGGAGCTCGGCGATCCGCTCCGATCCGTACGAGCCGAGCGCCCGGTGTGCGCGGACGAACGCGTCCTGGGCGATCTCCTCCGCGTCCGCCGGGTCGCCGAGGAACCGGAGGGCGATCGAGTAGCAGCGGTCGGCGTGCGCCCGAACGAGCGCCTCGAAGGCGCCGTCGAGGTCGCGGGCGAGGGCGTGGAGCAGGTCGTCGTCGTCCATCACACTCCAGAACCAGCGGGGTGTGCGTAGCGTTGCACTATCATCCGTCGCGCTGGCGCTCGCCGATCGGAGGTCCGATGTCCGTTATCGAGCGCCACGCGGAGCGCCTCGGGATCGTCCTCGCCTCGGTGCTGTGGATCGCGATGGTCGCCAGCTCCGGGGTCCATTTCGACGTGACCGTCCCGCCGTTCGGCAACGTGCCCGTGGGGCCGGCCCTCGACGCTCGGGCGTACTGGGAGGCGGACCTCGCCCATCCGTACGCGAACGCGAGTGCCGGCGTCCCGGGGGCGTATCTCTACTCGCCGGCCTTTCTCCTCGCGCTCGCCCCGCTCCGCGTCCTGCCATGGCCGCTCTTCGTCGCCGTCTGGGTCGCGATCCTCCTCGTCGCTCTCCGCTGGCTCGTCGGCCCGCGGCTGCTCGGGCTCGCCGTCATCGTCGCCTTCCCGGAGCTGTGGGGAGCGAACATCGTCATCCTCATGGCGGCGGTCGTCGTCGCCGGGTTCGCCCGACCCGGCGCCTGGGCCTTCAACCTCCTGACGAAGGCGACACCGGGCGTCGGCCTGCTCTGGTTCGCCGTCCGTCGCGAGTGGCGGGCCCTCGCCGAGGTCGCACTCGTGACCGCTGCGATCGTGGCGCTGAGCTACCTCGCGTTGCCGGGCGCCTGGGCCGACTGGATCGGCGTCCTCCGCGGCAACACCTCGGCACCCGGGACGTGGGCCTCCCTCAACGTCCCGCTCCTCATCCGCGCGCCGTTCGCCGTCGCCGTCCTCGCGTGGGCCGCCTGGACCGGCCGCCGCTGGGCGGTCCCGATCGGCTGCCTCCTCGCCCTGCCCATCCTCTGGTATGGCGGCTTCGCGATGCTCCTCGCGATCGTCCCGCTCCGCTGGCCAGCGCTGACGGGGAGGGAAGGGATTCCGGCGGCCGCCGCGAGTGATGGCAGTCGCTCCCGTCGCCGCGCGTCGTGACCTCTGACCCGTGCCTGCGTCCCCGCGTCGTGGCTGCGTCCCCGGCGCCCGTCCAGCTGG
This region includes:
- a CDS encoding DUF2029 domain-containing protein; the encoded protein is MSVIERHAERLGIVLASVLWIAMVASSGVHFDVTVPPFGNVPVGPALDARAYWEADLAHPYANASAGVPGAYLYSPAFLLALAPLRVLPWPLFVAVWVAILLVALRWLVGPRLLGLAVIVAFPELWGANIVILMAAVVVAGFARPGAWAFNLLTKATPGVGLLWFAVRREWRALAEVALVTAAIVALSYLALPGAWADWIGVLRGNTSAPGTWASLNVPLLIRAPFAVAVLAWAAWTGRRWAVPIGCLLALPILWYGGFAMLLAIVPLRWPALTGREGIPAAAASDGSRSRRRAS
- a CDS encoding GMC family oxidoreductase → MTPPPPPDPSRPVSWSGMELAILAAIADTFAIATAPGDAERRAELATAAIDRLDPGQANQLRLVLRLMRSSAVSLAVVGRPTPFDRLDRRGRERYLLRWATSPVPLQRAAFQALKKLSCFLAYADPGIGAPNPRWAEVGYRPPLEPVTPDPTPIVPLDTSAVDFLDADVVIVGSGAGGGVAAAELARAGRSVVVLEAGQFVPEPEMPTDELAAYDRLYLDHGLTATADGAVSVLAGSGVGGGTTINWMTSIPLQPAVRTEWVRDHGLDGLDGAEFGADLAALEAELRLQGPPNVPPKDAAILRGAAALGWEAAETRRNGSGCGDCGSCPFGCRRGAKQSGLRVHLAAAWRAGARIVADATVGRVLISGGRVTGVEGTLVGGRRLAVHARQVVVAAGALRTPAVLARSGVGHPAVGRFLRLHPVAVVGAFFDAPVEMWSGTMQAARSLEFLESRSTDGSGFVIESAPGHPGLIALAFPWESGQAFGRLMGRVRNVAPLIAICRDLGSGQVGLTASGQVRIDYRVGPTEIDTLRRGLVALARLGRAAGARELVALGTPAAWSRDTEDRVFAAYLDRLARFDFGPNRGLVFSAHQMGTARMGTSRRDHVCDERGRVRADARGRLVDGLYVADTSLFPTAIGVNPMLTAMLLARRVSRTVVAEA
- a CDS encoding sigma-70 family RNA polymerase sigma factor; amino-acid sequence: MDDDDLLHALARDLDGAFEALVRAHADRCYSIALRFLGDPADAEEIAQDAFVRAHRALGSYGSERIAELRLRAWLATIVINLCRSRVARHRLPTTVLTDAPHLTAAAGPSDTPHERLARRESAAHWAALVAGLPARYRAAVVLRHVDGLSYEEMSEVLGRPEGTIRAQVHRGLALLRAAFEAAEREESIA
- a CDS encoding ketopantoate reductase family protein, with amino-acid sequence MVGRSGSRVILVVGAGAVGSFLGSILAAGGADVVLLGRPSPEPVGPASLTLVEPDGSKRTLAVARGGAADSVTVEPDLTILAVKMADLEAAIDVVARWPSTTIVAVENGIGADALLRERRPTGGLVAGSLTTSVERDGATVRRLSQGGIGLAPVRGAVGPRIAALAARLESGGLRVVETADAAAMRWSKLLVNLVGNATSAILDVDPGDVYRDRALFAIERGQLREALEVMRRLGIQPIRLPGADARLLVASTRLPDALVRPVLGRIVAGGRGGKDPSLRRHVRSGRPPTEAAWLNGSVDRAARTIGFRAPLNARLADLVGEVAADPDRRAWFRARPDRLLAELPR
- a CDS encoding aspartate aminotransferase family protein, with product MTTPTDDRLDFAALSRPHLTPVLGRYFERSWSHGEGHRLYDTDGRAYLDFANGIAVSALGHHHPAVTKAIHEQVDRLIVPTGAIGYAEPVARLATELAATFPEPLDTVFFLNSGSEAIEGALKLARRVTGRPAIVAFRGAFHGRTLGATSVTSSNLNYRRGYEPLLPEVHLIPFPAVYGDFGGDEELATRVCLDELRALTASTVPAESIAGILIEPVQGEGGYRPAPAAFLHGLRAFCDEHGILLIADEVQTGFGRTGRMWAFEHAAIVPDVVCLAKAIANGLPLSAIVSARPLQERWGRGAHGSTYGGNPVACAAGLAVVRTIREQGLVENAAARGAELTAGLRRLMAEDDRIGDVRGPGLMVGVEFVADRATKAPDGQTCDALVARCADDGLLVLSCGVAHQVVRWIPPIDVTSAEILEALEIFGDALSRIPRLEGVGS
- the plsY gene encoding glycerol-3-phosphate 1-O-acyltransferase PlsY, whose amino-acid sequence is MDTTTLGLALVSVVGAYLIGAIPFGVVVAKVSGGPDPRTLGSGRTGGANVLRALGPRAAAAAGLLDLLKGSVAVAIPIALGAGIVVEGLAVLAAIVGHSRSIYIGFHGGRGVSPAFGSLLVLAPLVALVIVPVFAAIIALTRYSSLGSLAASALAGILLVILVVVGGLPPSHLIYAIGGPALIWLFHADNIGRLLAGKERTIDQRS
- a CDS encoding helix-turn-helix domain-containing protein, encoding MASMAVSELGPMLTATEVAQMLHLHVNTVKRLGDRGELPFYRVCKRGDRRFRLDDIMAFLARNR
- a CDS encoding EamA family transporter, with the translated sequence MSATPLALWAGLATLYVVWGSTYIGIKIAVETMPPFLMASGRFFLAGLLLLGYSVIREGRPALAVTRREVRDSFIVGALLLGGGMGMVALGERTVPSGITALLIALMPVWVAVLGRIVFGERLPRIVVVGIALGVVGVAILVAPAGGTLALDPGGLLAVLISPICWASGSLYSSHRARLPRLPLVATAIQMLCGGVVLAVMALITDEARGFSLAAVTPASWAALAYLVTIGSGIGYTTYVWLLRVAPLPKVATYAYVNPIVAFVLSAIFLGEALSGRTVVAAVVIVGAVALIVTARSRTAPPARVARPATPAVVDEAGEVV
- a CDS encoding FAD-binding protein, translated to MPRADVGVVGAGLAGLTAAIGLADAGARVHVLAAGHAATHWAPGTLDVGVARGAVTAGDAVERLAVRPGHPYGSLASGLAESLSEVRCILAAEGLDIAGELTDPLRPMPTSIGATRLAAIVPDGMSGALAPWGPDETLVVCSPAGFRDLWAEAVAASLRRSSSWRGYPGPARVEALTIELPGMAGRRNVNGLELATAFDDPAWRDQALDAIARALDARVRGPGRVALPAILGLQDHPAVLAAARARLPLVPFEVPLVPPSVPGMRMYRALREALRRRGGRIQVGEAVRGSIGPDRRVDELVAPAAARAFVLSVGAVVLATGGIVGGGIVAEADGTLVETVLGLPVEGPPIDAALLGDPFEPSGHPLEVAGVRTDAELRPIAPGRPDPIADNVRIAGSLLAGQRYLREHCGDGIAIASGRSVARSLAGSRAPVATTTDAAAGTVR
- a CDS encoding methylated-DNA--[protein]-cysteine S-methyltransferase; this encodes MTSTTGDRSTASIEEALRGLAVAAPPTLVGDTLVILGLADDYAPIETAIGPMWVAWNGRGVSTISGTGEASAFEAEFRAALHRPIRRVATLPTRLARVIERRLAGDRRAHVPVDLRGRTAFERAVLDKTSEIPRGEVRPYGWIAAEIGHPAAVRAVGTALAKNPIPLVIPCHRVVRTDGHIGRYSLGGPENKHSLLTWEGADPDRLEALAVSGIRFVGSNTTRVVCHPTCRHARRIVDAHRVPFRSLGDAEARGYRPCRSCRPVRMAA
- a CDS encoding anaerobic glycerol-3-phosphate dehydrogenase subunit C encodes the protein MIAAPRGSVPIGLSADECLKCNVCTTVCPVARVTDLFPGPKYAGPQAQRFRLGTTLAPGSPGSAALPSPDHTVDYCSGCGFCSTACPADVKIAEMNNRARAALRAGHRPRLRDWLLGQTDLSGRLGTLSAPLANWSLRNGLFRWLIDRVVGIHRHAPLPRFAGRPFRARLGDRHRSADPAGAPPPDRAVVYFHGCAANYYEPHVAKAALDVLERNGFAVIVPPQVCCGLPLISNGLYGSARGRARRNLGVLAAYARAGYRIVGTSTSCTHTLKSEYREMLDLEDDDARVVGEATWDICEFLLDLHDRGRLDTSFGMIERALPYHAPCQLRSHGIGLPALDLFALVPGLDATDMDHDCCGIAGTYGLKSEKYDIAMAVGEPLFRKIRAMGATEAACDSETCRWQIEAATGARLVHPVEILAEAYAAWSGGVAAG